Below is a window of Anabas testudineus chromosome 10, fAnaTes1.2, whole genome shotgun sequence DNA.
ctcatacacatacactgttcatgtactgctctttggttgtgtaaagctgctttgtgacaatgtcaattgtaaaaagcgctctacaaataaaattgaattgaattgaattgaattgaatacaaTATCCTGACCCACAAATGATGGGCATTGCAGTGATAAatgtttctttcatgttttcatttgaggAGCCATACAATCTCTTCCTGGTTTTGGTccatttacttttcatttagGATGTTTACACTGCCATAGTTTAAACAGAAAGTTTTCATGAAAACACTCGGGTGGAAACTGACCTATTAACAACACCATGTAAAAGTGAAAGAATTTCACATCATAACgaataaaatttgatttcaaGCCAAATGGGGCCTGGAAAAAGGTCACTTCCTTGTTCCTAGTAGCGCCTAATTGCTGTGGACATTCCAAAATGATCCCCACCCACTGCTACACCCTTTGAGCTGCACCTATATAACAGACAGACATCTGTCACTTATTCACCAGTCACAGCTGACAGATAGCATCTGCTTCTTTCACCTTTATCTTTGTAAGTATCTTTTATTTCTGAATCGCACCATCACAGTAAGAGTTGCTTCTGTGTGTACTGCTGTACCTGCTCCAACTCTCTAACGCGTTTTCATCATATGTTTTAGGAGACACTGAACCAACAGGTACTGccaaagcttttctttttctcttttttaattgctttgtaTCCCATGTATTGACATGATTATTGTGACCTTGAATGTTATGATGATTGTTACACAAGCATATTGAGATCTTAGTCCGTTcaattgattattttattcCTGATAACGGTCAGACTGTCCTTTGGGTGTTCATAGtgtgaaaatcacattttcGCTTTTATCCACAGAGTAACAACATGTGCAGGCTGATTCTGACTGCAGGTAAGAAAAACTGATCAAGTACATGCTTCATTAAGGGGTTCGCTAAACTCCAAAGTCTCCTATTCCCCTTTAATGAGATCAATTTAAGTTTGTTCAACCTGTGGCAATGAGCACAATGCTCCCTCTATCACACTACAGATAGTAGAAAGGGATTCTGGGCAAACAGTGCCTTGCTTAAAAAGAAGTAATTAACTAACACGGACAGGTCTAGAGTTTGACAAGAATGCTGGGGACATTTCTGTGCATAGAAACAATGCTGTTGCTTAATTTCTAACATGTAAAATTAACGTGAAATAAATATTCCATTTAACTCCAGCATGTAATTTCTTATTGTTCATTGTCATGTCTTTTCAAACCATCACTGACCAAGTCTTTCTCTTTGAAGGTCTCTGTTTGATCATCGCCAGCCTGGGTAACTTTATAACATGCATTACTTTGTCACAATTAACATTATTACAAGAAGAAACTATTTAGACAAACGTTAAATAAacccactgaaaaacaaacattttccatgttTCAGTTTCTTGTGACCAGGCAAACAAACCTGGTTACCAATCTGGTGCATCTGGTTACCAATCTGGTGCATCCAGTGGAAATTTCTGTAATGGAAAGGGCAATGGGCTTTACGCCTACCCACCTGACCCACAGCGTTTCTACCAGTGTTCCAATGGGAACACCTTCATCCTGACCTGCCCAGCATCTCTGG
It encodes the following:
- the LOC113160160 gene encoding chondroitin proteoglycan 2-like, with the translated sequence MCRLILTAGLCLIIASLVSCDQANKPGYQSGASGYQSGASSGNFCNGKGNGLYAYPPDPQRFYQCSNGNTFILTCPASLVFSAISGVCDWPSATGTFCIGKVDGNYVNPSNPNSFYMCSNGRTVVQDCQKGLIYKLSCNCCNYP